One stretch of Gammaproteobacteria bacterium DNA includes these proteins:
- a CDS encoding multicopper oxidase domain-containing protein → MGKRRSSSSDTTTTESTTSSMDGGGGGMGGGGGGMGGGACYIYPDAPATPGLVTADVTYNLGIDMQIPLTMDDGNTVNMWGFTDDGGNMGGGGMGGGTYPSPAMRMRQGDIVHTNLNVGMMWMHTVHHHGIEPADHSDGVGHITWDVANGTYTYQWRPMHAGTYFYHCHTNTVLHAEMGMYGALIVDPPEGPGTLFAGGPTYDVEAFWVVDEIDSSWHTLPWDAGTCGGDVGLNELNPDYFVITGVDGSGNSAMNAPPISATVQRGQKLLARYICAGYHPQKIRFGGLTGKIYASDGRPLPNPVSVTEIRAASAERYDIIFEPTQTGTYLIETDVIHWVTGEVLGTTRTSVTVV, encoded by the coding sequence ATGGGCAAAAGAAGATCAAGTAGTTCTGACACTACAACGACAGAAAGTACCACCAGCAGCATGGACGGCGGTGGCGGCGGTATGGGCGGCGGCGGCGGTGGTATGGGTGGTGGGGCCTGTTATATTTACCCCGACGCCCCCGCCACCCCTGGCCTGGTTACCGCTGATGTAACATATAATCTTGGTATCGACATGCAAATCCCGTTAACCATGGATGATGGTAATACAGTTAACATGTGGGGCTTCACTGATGATGGTGGCAACATGGGTGGCGGCGGCATGGGCGGCGGCACGTATCCCTCCCCCGCCATGCGGATGCGCCAGGGCGATATTGTTCATACCAATCTTAACGTCGGCATGATGTGGATGCATACAGTGCATCATCACGGTATCGAACCGGCTGATCATTCCGACGGTGTGGGCCATATCACCTGGGACGTGGCCAATGGCACATATACCTATCAATGGCGACCCATGCATGCTGGTACCTATTTCTATCATTGCCATACCAACACGGTATTACACGCGGAAATGGGTATGTACGGTGCATTGATCGTAGATCCACCGGAAGGCCCCGGCACTCTATTCGCAGGTGGTCCAACTTATGATGTGGAAGCCTTCTGGGTAGTTGATGAAATTGATTCATCGTGGCATACCTTGCCCTGGGATGCCGGCACCTGTGGTGGTGATGTGGGTCTGAACGAACTCAACCCTGATTACTTTGTGATCACCGGTGTGGATGGGAGTGGTAACAGTGCAATGAATGCACCACCAATTTCTGCAACAGTACAGCGTGGTCAGAAGCTCCTGGCACGTTATATCTGTGCCGGCTATCATCCACAGAAAATCCGCTTTGGCGGCTTAACCGGCAAAATATATGCCTCTGATGGCCGGCCTTTACCGAACCCTGTCAGTGTTACCGAAATTCGCGCAGCATCAGCTGAACGTTATGACATCATTTTTGAGCCAACCCAGACAGGCACCTATCTGATTGAGACTGATGTTATTCACTGGGTAACCGGTGAGGTTCTCGGTACAACACGCACCAGTGTAACGGTGGTTTAA